One Dysosmobacter welbionis DNA segment encodes these proteins:
- a CDS encoding 2-oxoacid:acceptor oxidoreductase family protein, whose protein sequence is MKKEIVISGFGGQGGLAIGKNLAEAGMAEGLNVTWAPSYGPEMRGGTANCSVVLSDKPVGSPVFAHPTELIALNEPSLVKFEEGVVPGGMVFVNSDVVTDKVSRTDLTAYYIPCSQIADEVGNPKVSNMVMLGAYVAGTKVLKAETIEKMIQEMFTGAKAKFVPLNIEAFRRGMACVQ, encoded by the coding sequence ATGAAAAAAGAGATCGTCATTTCCGGCTTCGGCGGCCAGGGCGGCCTGGCCATCGGCAAGAATCTGGCAGAGGCCGGCATGGCTGAGGGCCTGAACGTTACCTGGGCTCCTTCCTACGGCCCCGAGATGCGTGGCGGCACCGCCAACTGCTCTGTGGTGCTCTCCGACAAGCCCGTGGGATCTCCCGTGTTCGCCCATCCCACCGAGCTCATCGCCCTGAATGAGCCCTCCCTGGTCAAGTTCGAGGAGGGCGTTGTCCCCGGCGGCATGGTATTCGTCAACAGCGACGTGGTGACGGATAAAGTCTCCCGCACGGACCTGACGGCCTACTACATCCCCTGCTCCCAGATCGCCGACGAGGTGGGCAACCCCAAGGTCAGCAACATGGTGATGCTGGGCGCCTATGTGGCCGGCACTAAGGTGCTGAAGGCGGAGACCATCGAGAAGATGATCCAGGAGATGTTCACCGGCGCCAAGGCCAAGTTCGTCCCCCTGAACATCGAGGCGTTCCGCCGCGGCATGGCCTGCGTGCAGTGA